A genomic stretch from Hymenobacter sp. BRD128 includes:
- a CDS encoding NAD(P)/FAD-dependent oxidoreductase: protein METREFDVLVIGTGEGGTTAAQKCATAGKRVAIVDVLPFGGTCALRGCDPKKVLIGAAETVARSRQLLGHGLDTAATVAWADLMRFKNSFTGKVPAAREASLQKAGIGTYHGLARFTGSHTVQVGDQELRAKQFIIAAGARPRPLGIPGEELLVDSTAFLELAELPADLTLIGGGYIAFEFAHLVARCGVAARILHRGARPLVHFDADLVAHLVTASREAGIEVVLDTVLTGIAQEPGGRLRLRAESGGHVVNYSAALAVHAAGREPNLAALDLDRAGIAYGPAGVTVNEFLQSTSHPDVYAVGDAAASGLPLTPVAAKAAFVAASNLLKGNHTPIAYGVVPTTVFSHPPLAAVGLTEAEATRQGLKFTAKSELTTDWFTARRLREPVSAYKVLVEEGSGQVLGAHLLGPDADEVINLFAVAMHAKLPARELQKLVFAYPTSASDIVYML, encoded by the coding sequence ATGGAAACGAGAGAATTTGACGTGCTCGTTATCGGAACGGGCGAAGGGGGCACCACGGCCGCGCAGAAATGCGCCACGGCTGGCAAGCGCGTGGCCATCGTGGACGTGCTGCCCTTCGGCGGCACCTGCGCCCTGCGCGGCTGCGACCCCAAAAAGGTGCTCATCGGCGCGGCCGAAACGGTGGCCCGCTCCCGGCAACTGCTGGGCCACGGCCTGGACACGGCCGCGACGGTGGCCTGGGCCGACCTGATGCGCTTCAAAAACAGCTTTACCGGCAAGGTGCCCGCTGCCCGCGAAGCCAGCTTGCAGAAAGCCGGCATCGGCACGTACCACGGCCTGGCCCGTTTTACTGGCTCCCACACGGTGCAGGTGGGCGACCAGGAGCTGCGGGCGAAGCAGTTCATCATCGCGGCGGGGGCGCGGCCCCGGCCGCTCGGCATTCCGGGCGAAGAATTGCTAGTGGACAGCACGGCCTTTTTGGAGCTGGCGGAGCTGCCGGCCGACCTGACGCTGATTGGCGGCGGGTACATCGCCTTCGAATTTGCCCACCTGGTGGCCCGCTGCGGGGTCGCCGCCCGCATCCTGCACCGGGGAGCGCGGCCCCTGGTGCACTTCGACGCGGACCTGGTGGCCCACCTGGTCACGGCTTCCCGCGAGGCCGGCATTGAGGTGGTGCTGGATACGGTCCTAACCGGCATCGCGCAGGAGCCGGGCGGGCGCTTGCGGCTGCGGGCCGAATCGGGCGGGCACGTCGTGAACTACTCGGCCGCGCTGGCCGTCCACGCGGCCGGCCGCGAACCCAACCTGGCCGCGCTGGACCTGGACCGGGCCGGCATTGCGTATGGGCCTGCGGGGGTCACCGTCAATGAGTTCTTGCAAAGCACCTCCCATCCCGACGTGTACGCCGTGGGCGACGCGGCGGCCTCGGGCCTGCCCCTGACGCCGGTCGCGGCCAAAGCGGCGTTCGTGGCGGCCAGCAACCTGCTCAAGGGCAACCACACGCCCATTGCCTACGGCGTGGTGCCCACAACAGTGTTTTCTCACCCGCCGCTGGCGGCGGTGGGCCTAACGGAAGCCGAAGCCACCCGGCAAGGGCTGAAATTCACCGCCAAAAGCGAACTCACCACCGACTGGTTCACCGCCCGCCGCCTGCGGGAACCGGTTTCAGCTTACAAGGTGCTGGTGGAAGAAGGCAGCGGCCAGGTGCTCGGGGCGCACCTGCTCGGCCCCGACGCCGACGAGGTAATCAACCTGTTCGCCGTGGCCATGCACGCCAAGCTGCCGGCCCGCGAGCTGCAAAAACTGGTCTTTGCCTACCCCACCAGTGCGTCCGATATTGTCTACATGCTCTAA
- a CDS encoding HAMP domain-containing sensor histidine kinase: MKLLATTTRYYLLLAALLFAAGTAALYAGLVWALRTEMEEKLVTERGYLTPILQRTGRLPLPLGDQRTLSRHPRPAGFSDTLEYDPVGRRWEPFRQLHFPVQVKGVTYWVTLRKSLLENDSPLGVVLSVLAAVLIGLLLSLAALNRWLSGRLWQPFHQTLAALRGYELQRQPATLRLPATGIDEFTELNQALTQLSERLGAEYQSLKEFTENAAHETQTPLAILQAKLERLLQLGARNAEMAPLLRDAYGATLRLSRLHQGLTLLSKIENGQFPDAVPLRLAEVVAEKLGLLEELVSGKELTLTYEAADPVPVRMHPALADSLVVNLLQNAIKHNHPGGTLTVRLGPHALEVRNTGPTLSGDPSRYFERFQKQLPGSPSPGLGLSIVQQVCRHYGFGLRYTYEPATGLHVLHVSTYGLD, from the coding sequence ATGAAGCTGCTGGCCACTACCACCCGCTACTATCTGCTGCTGGCAGCCTTGCTCTTTGCCGCCGGCACGGCCGCGCTCTACGCGGGGCTGGTGTGGGCGCTACGCACGGAAATGGAGGAAAAGCTCGTCACCGAACGGGGCTACCTCACGCCCATCTTGCAGCGCACCGGGCGGCTGCCCCTGCCCCTGGGTGACCAGCGCACGCTGAGCCGCCACCCCCGCCCGGCCGGCTTCAGCGACACGCTGGAATACGACCCGGTGGGGCGGCGCTGGGAGCCGTTCCGGCAGCTGCACTTCCCGGTGCAGGTAAAAGGGGTGACCTATTGGGTGACGCTGCGCAAGTCGCTGCTCGAAAACGACAGTCCCCTGGGCGTGGTGCTCTCCGTGCTGGCCGCCGTGCTCATTGGCCTGCTACTGAGCCTGGCCGCGCTCAACCGCTGGCTGTCGGGCCGGCTCTGGCAGCCGTTTCACCAGACACTGGCCGCCCTGCGCGGCTACGAGCTGCAACGTCAGCCCGCCACCCTGCGCCTGCCCGCCACTGGCATTGACGAGTTTACGGAACTCAATCAGGCCCTCACGCAGCTGAGCGAACGGCTGGGGGCCGAGTATCAGTCGCTCAAGGAATTCACCGAAAACGCGGCGCACGAAACCCAAACGCCGCTGGCTATCCTCCAGGCCAAGCTGGAACGCCTGCTGCAACTGGGGGCCCGCAACGCGGAAATGGCCCCGCTGCTGCGCGACGCGTACGGCGCGACGCTGCGCCTCTCGCGCCTGCACCAGGGCCTGACTCTGCTCAGCAAGATTGAAAACGGCCAGTTTCCGGACGCCGTGCCCCTGCGACTGGCGGAAGTGGTGGCCGAAAAGCTGGGGCTGCTGGAAGAACTGGTGAGCGGCAAAGAACTTACGCTGACGTATGAGGCGGCCGACCCCGTGCCGGTGCGCATGCACCCGGCCCTGGCCGATTCACTGGTGGTGAACCTGCTGCAAAACGCCATCAAGCACAATCACCCCGGCGGCACGCTGACCGTGCGGCTCGGCCCGCACGCGCTGGAAGTTCGCAATACCGGCCCCACCCTCTCGGGTGACCCCAGCCGGTATTTCGAGCGGTTCCAGAAGCAGCTGCCCGGCTCGCCCTCGCCGGGCCTCGGCCTGTCCATCGTGCAGCAGGTGTGCCGCCACTACGGCTTCGGGCTGCGCTACACCTACGAGCCGGCCACGGGGCTGCATGTGCTGCACGTCAGCACCTACGGCCTTGATTAA
- a CDS encoding efflux RND transporter permease subunit: protein MFDKIIHFSIHNKLVIGFLVLLLVVWGGYSVTQLPIDALPDITNNQVQVNTISPALATQEIEQTVTAPIELALANVPGVIEVRSISRFGLSNVTIVFREDMDPYRARQLVSEKLLDAIQQIPPGSGTPELAPISTGLGEIYQYVLHPAPGYERQFSAMDLRTLQDWTVRRQLAGIAGVAEINGFGGYRKQYEVAVNPQRLRQVGITMSELLMALQGSNRNTGGAYIEKGPRAYFIRGLGLVKSLDDVARTVVVVRGRTPVLVRDVAQVRFGAAVRYGAMTRNTEGEVVGGVILMLKGENSNQVVSRVKERMVQVQQSLPKGVIIEPFLDRSDLIGRAIHTVTRNLEEGALIVIFVLILFLGNWRAGLVVASVIPLAMLFAISLMNLFGVSGNLLSLGAIDFGLVVDGAVIIVEAIVSRVAHGRPAGSPALTHAEMDAAVYDSAHRIRQSASFGEIIILMVYLPILALAGIEGKMFRPMAETVAFAIIGALLLSLTYVPMMAALALSRKADTKQTFSDRLMARVQRAYTPLLAASLRHRTVVLSLSVALLTGAYLLFRTLGGEFIPTLDEGDMAIELHMPTGTALGQTVATTGQVGAILRRQFPEVKSVVSRIGVADIPTDPDPIEVAMVTILLKPQTEWTSASTREALAEKMQKALAVLPGVSYEFSQPIQLRFNELISGARQDVAVKIYGEDLARLATLGAQAAALIAPISGAQDVAAERTAGLPQITVAFNRDRLAQYGLSVSEVSDVLATGFSGATAGTVYEGAKRFDLVLRLDSAHHTGIDDVRALPVALADSNQVPLGEVAQIDLKDGPAQISHEDGKRRITVGLNVRSRDVQSVVQDIQAVLGKQLPLPPGYYIRYGGQFQNLIEAQQRLSIAVPVALALIFILLFFTFGSLKESLLIFTAIPLSAIGGVVALWARGLPFSVSAGVGFIALFGVAVLNGIVLIGEFNRLEADGVHDVLERVRLGTAARLRPVIMTAAVASLGFLPMALSNTAGAEVQRPLATVVIGGLVTATLLTLVVLPILYSLFLKGGRGTAAASPGETEAAPTSPPPGIMRCRPPGWCSCSR, encoded by the coding sequence ATGTTTGACAAGATAATCCACTTCTCCATCCACAACAAGCTGGTCATCGGCTTTCTGGTGCTGCTGCTCGTGGTGTGGGGCGGCTACTCGGTCACCCAGCTGCCCATCGACGCGCTGCCCGACATCACCAACAACCAGGTCCAGGTCAACACCATCTCGCCCGCGCTGGCCACCCAGGAGATTGAGCAGACCGTGACCGCGCCCATCGAACTGGCCCTGGCCAACGTGCCGGGCGTTATCGAGGTGCGCTCCATCTCGCGCTTCGGCCTCTCCAACGTCACCATCGTCTTCCGCGAGGACATGGACCCCTACCGGGCCCGCCAGCTGGTGAGCGAGAAGCTGCTCGACGCCATCCAGCAGATTCCCCCCGGCTCGGGCACGCCCGAGCTGGCCCCCATCAGCACCGGCCTGGGCGAAATTTACCAGTACGTGCTGCACCCCGCCCCGGGCTACGAGCGGCAGTTCAGCGCGATGGACCTGCGCACCTTGCAGGACTGGACCGTGCGCCGGCAGCTGGCCGGCATCGCCGGGGTGGCCGAAATCAACGGCTTCGGCGGCTACCGCAAGCAGTACGAGGTGGCCGTGAACCCGCAGCGCCTGCGCCAGGTGGGCATCACCATGAGCGAGCTATTGATGGCCTTGCAGGGCAGCAACCGCAACACCGGCGGGGCCTACATTGAGAAGGGCCCCCGGGCCTACTTCATTCGCGGCCTGGGCCTCGTTAAAAGCCTCGACGACGTGGCCCGCACGGTGGTGGTCGTGCGGGGCCGCACCCCGGTGCTGGTGCGCGACGTGGCCCAAGTGCGCTTCGGCGCGGCCGTGCGCTACGGCGCCATGACCCGCAATACCGAGGGCGAGGTGGTAGGCGGCGTGATTCTCATGCTCAAAGGCGAAAACTCCAACCAGGTGGTAAGCCGGGTAAAGGAGCGCATGGTCCAGGTGCAGCAGTCTCTGCCCAAAGGCGTCATTATCGAGCCCTTCTTGGACCGCTCCGACCTGATTGGCCGGGCCATCCACACTGTCACCCGCAACCTGGAGGAAGGCGCGCTGATTGTGATTTTCGTGCTCATCCTCTTCCTCGGCAACTGGCGCGCCGGGCTGGTCGTGGCCTCGGTCATCCCACTGGCCATGCTCTTCGCCATCAGCCTGATGAACCTGTTCGGCGTGTCGGGCAACCTGCTCAGCCTCGGGGCCATCGACTTCGGCCTGGTGGTGGATGGCGCGGTTATCATTGTCGAGGCCATCGTCTCGCGGGTGGCCCACGGCCGGCCCGCCGGCTCCCCCGCGCTGACCCATGCCGAGATGGACGCGGCCGTGTACGATTCGGCCCACCGCATCCGGCAGTCGGCCTCGTTCGGGGAAATCATCATTCTGATGGTGTACCTGCCCATCCTGGCGCTGGCCGGCATCGAGGGCAAGATGTTCCGGCCGATGGCCGAAACCGTAGCCTTCGCCATCATCGGGGCCCTGCTGCTCTCGCTCACCTATGTGCCCATGATGGCCGCGCTGGCGCTCAGCCGCAAAGCGGACACCAAGCAGACGTTTTCCGACCGGCTCATGGCGCGGGTGCAGCGGGCCTACACGCCGCTGCTGGCTGCCTCGCTGCGCCACCGTACCGTGGTGCTCAGCCTCTCCGTGGCCCTTCTTACGGGCGCTTACCTACTCTTCCGCACCCTGGGCGGCGAGTTTATTCCCACGCTCGATGAGGGCGACATGGCCATTGAACTACACATGCCCACCGGCACCGCCCTCGGCCAGACGGTGGCCACTACCGGCCAGGTCGGGGCCATTCTGCGCCGGCAGTTCCCCGAAGTGAAGAGCGTAGTGAGCCGCATCGGCGTGGCCGACATTCCCACCGACCCCGACCCCATCGAGGTGGCCATGGTCACCATCTTGCTCAAGCCCCAGACCGAGTGGACCTCGGCCAGCACCCGCGAGGCGCTGGCCGAGAAGATGCAAAAGGCCTTGGCGGTGTTGCCCGGCGTGAGCTACGAGTTTTCGCAGCCCATTCAGCTGCGCTTCAACGAGCTGATTTCCGGGGCCCGGCAGGACGTAGCCGTGAAAATCTACGGCGAAGACCTGGCCCGCCTGGCCACCCTCGGCGCCCAGGCCGCCGCCCTTATCGCTCCCATCAGCGGGGCGCAGGACGTGGCCGCCGAGCGCACCGCCGGCCTGCCCCAAATCACGGTGGCCTTTAACCGCGACCGGCTGGCCCAATATGGCTTGAGCGTGAGCGAGGTATCCGACGTGCTGGCCACGGGCTTTTCCGGGGCCACGGCCGGCACGGTCTACGAAGGGGCCAAGCGCTTCGATTTGGTGCTGCGCCTCGACTCTGCCCACCACACCGGCATCGACGACGTGCGGGCCCTGCCCGTGGCCCTGGCCGACAGCAACCAGGTGCCTCTCGGCGAAGTGGCGCAAATCGACCTAAAGGATGGCCCGGCCCAGATTTCCCATGAGGACGGCAAGCGCCGCATCACCGTGGGCCTGAACGTGCGGAGCCGCGACGTGCAAAGCGTGGTACAAGACATTCAGGCGGTCCTAGGTAAGCAGCTGCCTTTGCCGCCCGGCTACTACATCCGCTACGGCGGGCAGTTTCAGAACCTCATCGAGGCCCAGCAGCGGCTGAGCATCGCCGTGCCCGTCGCGCTAGCCCTCATCTTCATCCTGCTCTTTTTTACCTTCGGCTCGCTGAAAGAGTCGCTGCTGATTTTCACGGCCATTCCGCTCTCGGCCATCGGCGGGGTGGTGGCGCTGTGGGCGCGGGGCCTGCCGTTCAGCGTGTCGGCCGGCGTGGGCTTCATCGCCCTGTTCGGGGTGGCCGTGCTCAACGGCATCGTGCTCATCGGTGAGTTCAACCGCCTCGAAGCCGACGGCGTGCACGATGTGCTGGAGCGCGTGCGGCTGGGCACCGCGGCCCGCCTGCGGCCGGTGATAATGACGGCGGCCGTGGCTTCATTGGGTTTCTTGCCGATGGCGCTGTCGAATACGGCCGGCGCCGAAGTGCAGCGTCCGCTGGCCACTGTGGTCATCGGCGGCCTGGTTACGGCCACGCTGCTCACGCTCGTCGTGCTACCGATTCTCTACAGCCTCTTTCTCAAAGGGGGGCGCGGAACTGCTGCTGCAAGCCCGGGCGAAACGGAAGCTGCGCCAACCTCCCCTCCACCAGGAATCATGCGATGCAGACCACCGGGTTGGTGCTCCTGCTCGCGCTGA
- a CDS encoding GDCCVxC domain-containing (seleno)protein encodes MLTAEPKAPLLTSVLTCPVCQHAQAEQMPTDACQWFYECTSCHTVLKPLAGDCCVYCSYGSVPCPPIQAQGSGGCCC; translated from the coding sequence ATGCTTACCGCCGAACCAAAAGCCCCTTTGCTTACCTCTGTCCTAACCTGCCCGGTTTGCCAACACGCGCAGGCCGAACAGATGCCCACCGACGCCTGCCAATGGTTCTACGAATGCACCAGTTGCCACACGGTCCTGAAGCCGCTGGCCGGCGACTGCTGCGTGTACTGCTCCTACGGCTCCGTGCCCTGCCCACCCATTCAAGCGCAAGGGTCCGGTGGCTGTTGTTGCTAA
- a CDS encoding response regulator transcription factor: MKILIVEDEPTLRTSLVAHLQSDGYRCEEAATYAQAHEKIKLYRYDCVLVDLTLPGGDGLDLVRTLKADQSPAGVLIISARGALDDKVWGLKLGADDYLTKPFHLAELTARVQAILRRRQFQGHNALRFRALTVLPDRAQVLVGEAPLTLTRKEYELLLYFLANPNRLLTKESIAEHLWGDAADTSDSFDFIYNHLKNLRKKLQEKGAVDYIRTVYGLGYELSAE; the protein is encoded by the coding sequence GTGAAAATTCTAATTGTGGAAGATGAGCCCACCCTGCGCACTTCGCTGGTGGCCCACCTGCAAAGCGACGGCTACCGCTGCGAGGAAGCCGCCACCTACGCCCAGGCCCACGAGAAAATCAAGCTCTACCGCTACGACTGCGTACTCGTGGACCTGACCCTACCCGGCGGCGACGGCCTGGACCTGGTACGTACCCTCAAAGCCGACCAGTCCCCCGCCGGCGTACTCATCATCTCGGCTCGCGGGGCGCTCGACGACAAAGTGTGGGGCCTGAAACTAGGCGCGGATGACTACCTCACCAAGCCTTTCCACCTGGCCGAGCTGACGGCCCGCGTCCAGGCCATTCTGCGCCGCCGGCAGTTTCAGGGCCATAACGCGTTACGCTTCCGGGCCCTAACCGTGCTACCCGACCGGGCCCAGGTGCTGGTGGGCGAAGCGCCCCTAACGCTCACGCGCAAGGAATACGAGCTGCTGCTCTACTTCCTGGCCAATCCCAACCGCCTGCTCACCAAGGAAAGCATCGCCGAACACCTGTGGGGCGACGCAGCCGATACGTCGGATTCGTTCGACTTTATTTACAACCACCTAAAAAATCTCCGCAAAAAGCTGCAAGAGAAAGGGGCCGTGGACTACATCCGCACGGTGTACGGGCTGGGCTACGAGCTGAGCGCCGAATGA
- the merTP gene encoding mercuric transport protein MerTP, translating to MNQSPSSADKPLVGAGLLAALAASLCCITPLLAVVGGLGGVASSFSWLEPFRPYFIALTVGVLGFAWYQQLKPRPADDCGCAVDVKPSVLQSKGFLGVVTGLAAALLAFPYYGARLYPTAAVPAATVATTGAVPVWQTANYRIGGMSCDACAKHVEHAVQQLPGVQAVTVSYDQGTAQVRFDAATSPAAQVAQAINGTGYHILPANAPR from the coding sequence ATGAACCAGTCCCCTTCCTCCGCCGACAAGCCCCTGGTGGGCGCGGGCCTGCTGGCCGCGCTGGCCGCCTCGCTGTGTTGCATCACCCCCTTGCTCGCCGTCGTGGGCGGGCTGGGCGGCGTGGCCTCGTCCTTCTCCTGGCTCGAACCCTTCCGGCCCTACTTTATTGCGCTCACTGTGGGCGTGCTGGGCTTCGCCTGGTATCAGCAGCTCAAGCCCCGGCCGGCTGATGACTGCGGCTGCGCCGTGGACGTCAAACCTTCCGTGCTGCAATCCAAGGGTTTTTTAGGGGTCGTGACCGGGCTGGCGGCGGCGCTGCTGGCCTTCCCTTACTACGGGGCGCGTCTGTACCCGACGGCGGCCGTACCGGCAGCCACCGTGGCCACCACCGGGGCCGTTCCGGTGTGGCAAACGGCGAATTACCGCATCGGGGGCATGAGTTGCGACGCTTGCGCGAAACACGTCGAGCACGCGGTGCAGCAGCTGCCGGGGGTGCAGGCCGTGACCGTCTCCTACGACCAGGGCACCGCGCAAGTCCGCTTCGACGCGGCCACAAGCCCCGCCGCGCAGGTCGCGCAAGCCATCAACGGCACCGGCTACCACATCCTGCCCGCCAACGCGCCCCGCTAA
- a CDS encoding recombinase family protein — MGNPSDITVKEHPLNLFDFIKFCLRNCQQNFRIRQRSTYFRTRHLVTLVSSFQQQGVHFVSLQDHLDTTTAQGRLMFNLFASLAEFERDLIRERTRAGLTAARARGRQAGRPKGLSKEAFSKAQADKTLYLQQDKTVAEIGQLLGVGRATIYRYLAHLGVATGGSPSATAA; from the coding sequence ATTGGAAACCCAAGCGATATAACAGTCAAAGAGCACCCACTAAATCTGTTTGACTTCATTAAATTTTGCCTTCGAAACTGTCAACAAAATTTCAGGATCAGACAACGGTCAACTTATTTTCGGACGAGACACCTGGTAACCCTGGTGAGTAGCTTTCAACAGCAGGGCGTTCACTTCGTCAGCTTGCAGGACCACCTAGATACTACGACGGCTCAGGGTCGGCTCATGTTTAACCTGTTTGCCTCCTTGGCCGAGTTTGAGCGCGACCTTATCCGGGAACGGACCCGCGCCGGCCTGACGGCGGCGCGGGCGCGGGGCCGGCAGGCCGGCCGGCCCAAAGGCTTATCAAAAGAGGCATTCTCCAAAGCCCAGGCCGATAAAACGCTCTATTTGCAGCAGGACAAGACGGTCGCCGAAATCGGCCAACTCCTTGGGGTAGGGCGGGCGACTATCTACCGCTACCTGGCCCACTTAGGCGTCGCAACGGGAGGAAGCCCATCCGCGACGGCTGCGTAG
- a CDS encoding metalloregulator ArsR/SmtB family transcription factor — MKATACIRVFADTAHIQHCQTRLAHVEPTLQSLASVLALAGNEVRLKILFLLAEEQQLCVCDIADVLQMTVSAVSQHLRKLKDGGVLHAHKVGQTVFYALSPPHLPILQPLLAGLSAALTPQPAS; from the coding sequence ATGAAAGCTACCGCGTGTATCCGGGTATTTGCCGACACCGCTCACATTCAGCACTGCCAAACGCGCTTGGCGCACGTCGAGCCGACCCTTCAGTCGCTGGCCTCCGTGCTGGCCCTGGCCGGCAACGAGGTGCGCCTGAAAATCCTGTTTTTACTGGCGGAAGAACAACAGCTGTGCGTGTGCGACATCGCCGACGTGCTGCAAATGACCGTCTCAGCCGTCTCGCAGCACCTGCGCAAGCTCAAAGACGGCGGTGTGCTGCACGCCCACAAGGTTGGCCAGACGGTGTTCTATGCCCTCAGCCCGCCCCATTTGCCCATCCTGCAACCGCTGCTGGCCGGCTTATCGGCCGCGCTCACTCCCCAACCCGCCTCATGA